A DNA window from Mytilus edulis chromosome 14, xbMytEdul2.2, whole genome shotgun sequence contains the following coding sequences:
- the LOC139502692 gene encoding caspase-7-like isoform X2, whose product MASMVHIGNKVRSQKAVEDIFDSVLTSASSKLEPTTPSNEDEYDCSNRYRGLAIIICNENFKTERLRRFYCDNEIELMKNTFGKHLNFTVLIFKDLTAEKIKWVIQTACKQPGFYRMSDCFACVLASHGGELEVYSNDKTQSVLLREHCIYGVDNVPVSTKGIIDDLNNVNALKDKPKLFFIQASRLRMDDATIPDEEHGHTIPIHRTADEFDKMSYSECPSENKPSLNAYQKNVSKKDTTEASIFHKIGQLFGLNKNEDTISILDQSCTDDTLVVYSSASEKISYGNTILGGWMLVSLKKAVEKQLCQTNRRYRIDFMDVLNAITSNNAVNFEARNLNPKYQPLKTTVVYEHCFYKELNFYIN is encoded by the exons CGTCCTGACTTCAGCTTCTTCAAAATTAGAACCTACAACACCATCTAATGAAGACGAGTATGATTGCAGCAATAGATACAGAGGCTTAGCCATaataatttgtaatgaaaacTTCAAAACAGAAAGGCTCAGAAGATTTTACTGTGACAACGAAATAGAACTGATGAAAAACACATTTGGAAAACATTTAAACTTCACAGTTTTGATTTTCAAGGATTTAACTGCAGAAAAAATAAAATGGGTCATACAGACAG cCTGCAAACAACCTGGATTTTATCGCATGTCAGACTGTTTTGCATGTGTTCTTGCAAGTCATGGTGGTGAATTAGAAGtatattcaaatgataaaacgcaGTCAGTGCTTTTGAGAGAGCATTGTATATATGGAGTCGACAACGTTCCAGTTTCAACGAAAGGTATCATAGACGATCTAAACAACGTCAACGCCTTAAAAGATAAAccgaaacttttttttattcag GCCAGTCGCTTACGAATGGATGATGCTACAATACCTGATGAAGAGCATGGGCACACGATACCAATCCATAGAACTGCAGATGAATTTGATAAGATGTCATATTCTGAGTGTCCAAGTGAAAACAAACCTTCGCTGAATGCTTaccaaaaaaatgtttcaaaaaaggATACCACAGAAGCCAGTATATTCCATAAAATTGGTCAATTGTTTGGTTTGAACAAAAATGAGGACACAATATCTATTCTAGATCAATCATGTACTGATGATACCCTTGTCGTTTATTCATCAGCTTCAG aaaagatttcTTACGGAAATACTATCTTAGGTGGTTGGATGCTTGTTTCTTTAAAGAAAGCGGTAGAAAAACAGCTTTGTCAGACAAACAGAAGATACCGTATTGATTTTATGGATGTTTTAAACGCTATAACTAGTAACAATGCAGTGAATTTTGAGGCACGCAACCTCAACCCCAAATACCAACCTCTTAAGACTACAGTTGTGTATGAACATTGTTTTTATAAAGAGTTGAATTTTTATATCAACTGA
- the LOC139503429 gene encoding caspase-3-like, giving the protein MESMVHTGDKVLSKKIVKDIFARVLNSASSKSKSHFPSNEDEYDSSNRYRGLALIICNENFDTLSQRDYCDNEIKLMDETFGKNLNFTVLIFKDLNKKQIKWVIHTACKQDDFFRQSDCFTCVLASHGGEVDSHTHGKLPSVNLRDHCIYDVDCFPVITKDIIDEFNKVKALKDKPKLFFVQSCRSRQNPTSKDAGKDKGHTIPVHSAPESLNLNLGTDYAEDSYADCPTESMPAVKSNHDTKTEQEDITEATIFHKLGRMFGLYINEPKDMISILDSSCTDDTLVVYSTASEKYSYGRVNLGGGCLFLSKKR; this is encoded by the exons ATGGAGTCTATGGTTCACACAGGGGATAAAG ttctGAGTAAGAAGATTGTGAAAGACATATTTGCCAG GGTCCTGAATTCAGCTTCATCTAAATCCAAATCTCACTTTCCATCCAACGAGGACGAGTATGATAGCAGCAATAGATACAGAGGCTTAGCGTTGATAATTTGCAATGAAAACTTTGATACTTTATCGCAAAGGGATTACTGTGACAACGAAATTAAACTTATGGATGAAACATTTGGAAAGAATTTAAACTTCACAGTTTTGATTTTCAAGGATttaaataaaaagcaaataaagtGGGTCATACATACAG CCTGCAAACAAGATGATTTTTTTCGACAATCCGACTGCTTTACATGTGTTTTGGCGAGTCATGGTGGAGAAGTAGACAGCCATACTCACGGTAAACTGCCATCAGTGAATTTAAGAGACCATTGTATATATGATGTGGACTGTTTTCCAGTTATAACGAAAGATATAATAGACGAATTCAACAAAGTCAAAGCTTTAAAAGATAAACCGAAGCTTTTCTTCGTCCAG TCATGTCGTTCAAGACAGAATCCGACATCAAAGGACGCTGGTAAAGACAAGGGGCATACAATACCGGTTCACAGTGCTCCAGAGAGTTTGAATCTAAATCTGGGTACAGATTATGCGGAGGATTCATATGCTGATTGTCCAACAGAAAGCATGCCTGCCGTCAAGTCTAATCATGATACAAAAACTGAACAGGAGGATATCACAGAAGCCACTATCTTCCATAAACTTGGCAGAATGTTTGGCTTATACATAAATGAACCAAAGGATATGATATCTATTCTTGATTCATCATGTACCGATGATACACTTGTTGTTTATTCAACAGCTTCTG aAAAGTATTCTTATGGAAGAGTAAACTTGGGTGGTGGATGCTTGTTTCTCTCAAAGAAGCGGTAG